A genome region from Pseudomonas sp. S06B 330 includes the following:
- a CDS encoding GlpM family protein — protein sequence MLKACLGAAVVVILAALAKTRNYYIAGLVPLFPTFALIAHYIVGKGRSLEDLKTTILFGMWSIIPYFVYLAALYVLVDRMRLELSLALAAVAWLVAATVLVSIWVRLH from the coding sequence ATACTCAAAGCCTGCCTGGGCGCAGCGGTGGTAGTGATCCTTGCCGCCCTGGCGAAAACCCGCAATTATTACATCGCCGGGCTGGTCCCGCTGTTTCCGACCTTTGCCTTGATTGCCCACTATATCGTCGGCAAGGGCCGCTCGCTTGAGGACTTGAAGACCACGATCCTGTTTGGCATGTGGTCGATCATTCCCTACTTCGTCTACCTGGCAGCCCTGTATGTGCTGGTCGACCGCATGCGCCTGGAGCTGTCGTTGGCGCTGGCGGCAGTGGCGTGGCTGGTGGCGGCGACGGTGTTGGTCAGTATCTGGGTGAGGCTGCACTAA
- a CDS encoding alpha/beta hydrolase: MRAFCFFLALICAALPSFAAGRCDANVPTEHVELAQLNLAYQSIGRDADPALLLVMGLGGQLIHWPDEVVVALCQQGFRVIRYDNRDVGLSTWSQAPATANLTYQVVRFKLGLSVEAPYSLNDMAEDGLGLMDALQIERFHVLGVSMGGMIAQHMAALAPQRVESLTLIMSSSGAQGLPTPSPALLQLLARREAPNREVAIEQQADLLAALGSPQVKEDRQALLQQAAQSYDRAFNPEGAERQIMAILAEPSRVALLNRLQVPTLVVHGTADPLLPVMHGVHLAAHIQGSQLKLIPGLAHRFQEQYKGALLGAVLPYLKTQRLTDTHLAVY; the protein is encoded by the coding sequence ATGCGGGCTTTTTGCTTTTTTCTGGCGCTGATCTGCGCCGCCTTACCTTCTTTTGCAGCGGGACGTTGCGATGCCAACGTGCCGACCGAACACGTTGAGCTGGCACAGTTGAACCTTGCTTATCAAAGCATCGGTCGCGACGCAGACCCTGCGCTGTTGTTGGTCATGGGCCTGGGTGGTCAGTTAATCCACTGGCCTGATGAGGTGGTGGTTGCCTTGTGCCAACAAGGCTTTCGAGTGATCCGCTACGACAACCGCGACGTAGGCCTGAGCACCTGGAGTCAGGCTCCGGCCACTGCCAACCTGACGTATCAGGTCGTGCGTTTCAAGCTTGGGCTCTCGGTAGAGGCGCCTTATAGCCTCAATGACATGGCTGAAGATGGCTTGGGGTTGATGGACGCCCTGCAGATCGAACGCTTCCACGTGCTCGGCGTGAGCATGGGCGGGATGATTGCTCAGCATATGGCGGCACTTGCTCCGCAGCGAGTCGAAAGCCTGACGTTAATCATGTCCAGTTCCGGCGCTCAAGGCTTGCCGACGCCCAGCCCGGCCTTGCTGCAGTTGCTGGCCAGGCGCGAGGCGCCAAACCGTGAAGTGGCCATCGAGCAGCAGGCCGACTTGTTGGCCGCGTTAGGCAGCCCGCAGGTCAAGGAGGATCGTCAGGCATTGCTGCAACAAGCGGCGCAATCCTATGACCGGGCCTTTAATCCAGAGGGGGCTGAGCGTCAGATCATGGCGATTCTTGCCGAACCGAGCCGGGTTGCATTGCTCAATCGCCTGCAGGTGCCGACGCTGGTGGTGCATGGCACCGCCGATCCGCTGTTGCCGGTGATGCATGGTGTACACCTGGCGGCGCACATCCAGGGCAGTCAGTTGAAACTGATTCCGGGCTTGGCTCATCGATTCCAGGAACAGTACAAGGGGGCGTTGCTGGGGGCGGTGTTGCCTTATTTGAAGACGCAGCGGCTGACGGATACCCACCTGGCGGTGTATTGA
- a CDS encoding two-component response regulator AauR: protein MNQAPLTVLIVEDDPHVLLGCQQALALEDIACEGVGSAEEALQRIGDDFAGIVVSDIRLPGIDGLELLSRLKARDSSLPVVLITGHGDIDMAVGAMRNGAYDFMEKPFAPERLVEVVRRALEQRGLSREVFALRRQLAEQSTLEGRIIGRSPAMQNLRELIANVADTSANVLIEGETGTGKELVARCLHDFSRRQAQPFVALNCGGLPENLFESEIFGHEANAFTGAGKRRIGKIEHANGGTLFLDEVESMPINLQIKLLRVLQERTLERLGSNQSIAVDCRVIAATKSDLDALGQSGQFRSDLYYRLNVVTLELPPLRERREDILQLFEHFLQLSSLRFDREIPQLDSQTLSRLMAHDWPGNVRELRNVAERYALGLPAFKKAGASGNQGLGFAEAVEAFERNLLSDALQRTGGNLSQASQELGMAKTTLFDKVKKYGLG from the coding sequence ATGAACCAAGCGCCCCTTACCGTCCTGATCGTCGAAGACGACCCGCATGTGCTGCTCGGCTGCCAGCAGGCCCTGGCGCTGGAAGATATTGCCTGTGAGGGAGTCGGCAGCGCCGAAGAAGCCCTGCAGCGCATCGGCGATGATTTCGCCGGCATCGTTGTCAGCGACATCCGTCTGCCCGGCATTGATGGCTTGGAGCTGCTGAGCCGGCTCAAGGCCCGCGACAGCAGCCTGCCCGTGGTGTTGATCACCGGCCATGGCGATATCGACATGGCCGTCGGCGCCATGCGCAATGGCGCCTACGATTTCATGGAAAAGCCCTTCGCCCCGGAACGCCTGGTCGAAGTGGTGCGCCGAGCCCTGGAACAACGCGGGCTGTCGCGGGAAGTCTTCGCCCTGCGGCGGCAACTGGCCGAACAGAGCACCTTGGAAGGCCGGATCATCGGCCGCTCGCCGGCCATGCAGAACCTGCGCGAACTGATCGCCAACGTTGCCGACACCTCGGCCAACGTCCTGATCGAAGGCGAAACCGGTACCGGCAAAGAGCTGGTTGCGCGCTGCCTGCACGATTTCAGCCGTCGCCAGGCACAACCCTTCGTCGCCCTGAACTGCGGTGGCCTGCCCGAGAACCTGTTCGAAAGCGAAATTTTCGGCCACGAGGCCAATGCGTTTACCGGCGCAGGCAAGCGCCGCATCGGTAAGATCGAGCATGCCAATGGCGGCACACTGTTTCTCGACGAAGTCGAAAGCATGCCGATCAACCTGCAGATCAAACTGTTGCGTGTACTGCAGGAGCGCACCCTCGAGCGCCTGGGTTCGAACCAGAGCATTGCGGTGGATTGTCGGGTGATCGCCGCGACCAAGTCCGACCTCGACGCCCTCGGCCAGAGCGGGCAGTTTCGCAGTGACCTGTACTACCGTCTCAACGTAGTCACCTTGGAACTGCCGCCGCTGCGCGAACGTCGTGAAGATATCCTGCAACTGTTCGAGCATTTCCTGCAGTTGTCGTCATTGCGCTTCGATCGGGAAATTCCGCAACTGGACAGCCAGACTCTGTCGCGGTTGATGGCCCACGACTGGCCGGGTAACGTGCGTGAACTGCGCAACGTGGCCGAACGCTACGCGTTGGGCTTACCCGCGTTCAAGAAAGCCGGCGCCAGCGGCAACCAGGGCCTGGGCTTTGCCGAAGCGGTCGAGGCCTTTGAGCGCAACCTGCTCAGCGATGCCCTGCAACGCACCGGCGGCAACCTCAGCCAGGCCAGCCAGGAGCTGGGCATGGCCAAGACCACCCTGTTCGACAAAGTGAAAAAATATGGCTTGGGTTGA
- a CDS encoding NUDIX hydrolase: protein MSKTIRIAAALLLDPQGRTLLVRKRGTQAFMQPGGKIEADEQPVNALARELFEELGLQIDPQDAEYLGQFSASAANEPGFEVQAELFQVHTAMLVEPAAEIEEVVWVSARKQLTLELAPLTRDLILPLYRRLTSQPA from the coding sequence ATGAGCAAAACCATCCGCATCGCCGCCGCTCTTCTGCTCGATCCCCAAGGCCGGACCTTGTTGGTGCGCAAGCGTGGCACCCAGGCTTTCATGCAGCCTGGCGGCAAGATCGAGGCTGACGAGCAGCCCGTCAATGCCCTGGCCCGTGAACTGTTCGAGGAACTGGGGCTGCAGATCGACCCGCAGGACGCCGAGTACCTTGGCCAGTTCAGCGCCTCGGCCGCCAACGAGCCGGGTTTCGAGGTCCAGGCCGAGTTGTTTCAGGTACACACCGCAATGCTTGTTGAGCCCGCTGCCGAGATCGAAGAAGTGGTCTGGGTTTCGGCCCGCAAGCAACTGACGCTCGAGTTGGCACCGCTGACGCGGGACTTGATTCTGCCCCTGTACCGGCGCTTAACTAGCCAACCTGCCTGA
- the metR gene encoding transcriptional regulator MetR — MLEIRHLKTLHALREADSLVEAAERLHLTQSALSHQFKELEERLGMQLFMRKTKPIRFTSAGLRLLQLADATLPLLRGAERDIARLAGGTAGRLHMAIECHSCFQWLMPTIDQFRDAWPEVELDLASGFAFAPLPALARGDLDLVVTSDPLDLAGLTYVPLFTYEAMLAVANQHPLANKPYIVADDLASETLITYPVERDRLDIFTRFLEPADVEPAQVRTAELTVMMMQLVASGRGVCGMPHWALHEYSSRGYVKGKRLGEKGLFATLYAAVRTDMLDAPYMRDFLLTAKDTSFSTLDGVSAVR, encoded by the coding sequence GTGCTGGAAATTCGCCATCTCAAAACCCTGCACGCCCTGCGCGAAGCCGACAGCCTGGTAGAAGCCGCAGAACGTCTGCACCTGACCCAGTCGGCCCTGTCCCATCAGTTCAAAGAGCTGGAAGAGCGCTTGGGCATGCAGTTGTTCATGCGCAAGACCAAGCCAATCCGTTTCACCAGCGCGGGCCTGCGCCTGCTGCAACTGGCCGATGCCACCCTGCCACTGCTGCGGGGTGCGGAGCGTGACATTGCCCGCCTCGCCGGAGGCACCGCCGGGCGCCTGCACATGGCCATCGAATGCCACAGCTGCTTCCAGTGGCTGATGCCGACCATCGACCAGTTCCGCGACGCCTGGCCAGAGGTCGAGCTCGACCTGGCCTCAGGTTTTGCCTTTGCACCATTGCCCGCGCTGGCCCGCGGTGACCTCGACCTGGTGGTGACCTCCGACCCGCTGGACCTGGCCGGCCTGACCTATGTACCGCTGTTCACCTACGAAGCCATGCTCGCGGTGGCCAACCAGCACCCGTTGGCGAACAAGCCCTACATCGTCGCCGACGATCTCGCCAGCGAAACGCTGATCACCTACCCGGTGGAGCGCGATCGCCTGGATATCTTCACCCGTTTTCTCGAGCCTGCTGACGTTGAACCCGCGCAGGTACGCACCGCAGAGCTGACCGTCATGATGATGCAACTGGTGGCCAGCGGCCGTGGTGTCTGCGGCATGCCGCACTGGGCCCTGCACGAGTACAGCTCGCGTGGCTATGTGAAGGGTAAGCGTCTGGGTGAGAAAGGCTTGTTTGCCACCCTGTATGCCGCTGTGCGCACTGACATGCTCGATGCGCCGTACATGCGTGATTTCCTCCTGACTGCCAAGGACACCTCGTTCTCCACCCTTGACGGGGTCAGCGCGGTGCGTTGA
- a CDS encoding FMN-binding glutamate synthase family protein, which translates to MSLSLLSRYAFFAACVLFTLASLPFVQHEWLWPFTLTTAVLSLIGLFDLLQSRHAVRRNYPILGNIRYLVEGIRPEIRQYLLEADSDALPFSRAQRSLVYARAKNEASDKPFGTLIDVYQSGFEFIGHSMRPAPLSDPASFRVIVGGPQCTQPYSASIFNISAMSFGSLSANAIRALNQGAKLGNFAHDTGEGSISPYHREHGGDLTWELGSGYFGCRTADGRFDPERFAEQARNPQVRMIEIKMSQGAKPGHGGILPKHKVTREIAETRGVMMGEDCISPSRHSAFSTPIEMMQFIAQLRELSGGKPVGFKFCLGHPWEFMGIAKAMMETGILPDFIVVDGKEGGTGAAPVEFTDHIGVPLREGLLFVHNTLVGLNLRDKIKLGASGKIVSAFDIASVLAIGADWANSARGFMFAIGCIQSQSCHTNKCPTGVATQDALRQRALVVPDKAQRVFNFHHSTLKALAEMLAAAGLDHPSQLEAKHLVRRVSATEIKLFSQMHVFLKPGELLGGEISGEFYSRMWQMARADSFEPNSEVAA; encoded by the coding sequence ATGAGCCTGTCACTTCTCAGCCGTTATGCCTTTTTTGCCGCCTGCGTATTGTTCACCCTGGCGAGCCTGCCGTTTGTCCAACACGAATGGCTGTGGCCATTCACCCTGACCACCGCGGTACTCAGTCTGATCGGACTGTTCGACCTGCTGCAAAGCCGTCACGCCGTACGGCGCAACTACCCGATCCTCGGCAACATTCGCTACCTGGTCGAAGGTATTCGCCCGGAAATCCGCCAGTACCTGCTCGAAGCCGACAGTGATGCCTTGCCCTTCTCCCGTGCGCAACGCTCACTGGTTTACGCCCGAGCCAAGAATGAGGCGTCCGACAAACCCTTTGGCACGTTGATCGATGTCTATCAATCGGGCTTCGAATTTATCGGCCACTCCATGCGCCCAGCGCCGTTGAGCGATCCGGCGAGCTTTCGGGTGATCGTCGGCGGCCCGCAGTGCACCCAGCCGTATTCAGCCTCGATCTTCAACATCTCGGCGATGAGCTTTGGCTCGCTCAGTGCCAATGCCATTCGCGCACTTAATCAGGGCGCCAAACTGGGTAACTTTGCCCATGACACGGGTGAAGGCAGCATCAGCCCTTATCACCGCGAACACGGCGGCGACCTGACCTGGGAGCTGGGCAGCGGTTACTTTGGCTGTCGCACCGCCGACGGGCGTTTTGACCCCGAACGCTTCGCCGAACAGGCCCGCAACCCGCAGGTGCGGATGATCGAGATCAAGATGAGCCAGGGCGCCAAACCCGGCCACGGCGGCATCCTGCCCAAACACAAGGTCACTCGCGAGATCGCCGAGACCCGCGGGGTGATGATGGGTGAAGACTGCATTTCGCCTTCACGCCACAGCGCCTTTTCCACGCCGATCGAAATGATGCAGTTCATTGCCCAATTGCGTGAGCTCTCAGGTGGCAAGCCGGTGGGCTTTAAGTTCTGCCTGGGCCATCCCTGGGAATTCATGGGTATCGCCAAGGCCATGATGGAAACCGGGATCCTGCCGGACTTCATCGTCGTCGATGGCAAGGAAGGCGGCACGGGTGCTGCGCCAGTGGAGTTCACCGACCATATTGGCGTGCCCCTGCGTGAAGGCCTGCTGTTCGTGCATAACACCCTGGTGGGGCTGAACCTGCGCGACAAGATCAAACTCGGCGCCAGCGGCAAGATCGTCAGTGCCTTCGACATCGCCAGTGTCCTGGCCATCGGTGCCGACTGGGCCAACTCGGCACGCGGCTTCATGTTCGCCATCGGTTGCATCCAGTCACAGAGCTGCCACACCAACAAATGCCCGACCGGCGTCGCCACCCAGGATGCCCTGCGCCAGCGCGCCCTGGTGGTACCAGACAAGGCCCAGCGGGTATTCAACTTCCACCACAGCACGCTCAAGGCGCTGGCCGAAATGCTTGCTGCTGCCGGGCTCGACCACCCGTCGCAACTGGAAGCCAAGCACCTGGTGCGGCGCGTCTCGGCCACCGAGATCAAGCTGTTTTCGCAGATGCACGTGTTCCTCAAGCCCGGTGAACTGCTCGGTGGTGAGATCAGTGGTGAGTTCTATTCACGGATGTGGCAGATGGCCCGGGCAGACAGCTTCGAGCCTAACAGCGAAGTGGCGGCCTGA
- a CDS encoding LysE family translocator: protein MIPAHEWLLFTGAALLMVLTPGPNMIYLISRSICQGRMAGVTSLVGVVAGFLVHMTAAAVGLTALFMAVPLGYDLLKWAGATYLLWMAWQAVKPGARSPFEARELPPDSPAKLVMMGFLTSVLNPKVAMFYLSILPQFISPEHGSLLAQSLMLGLTQITVSFSVNLLIALFAAGLSAWFVRYPLWLMVQRYVMGFVLAGLALRLVQEQRKLA, encoded by the coding sequence ATGATCCCCGCTCATGAATGGCTGCTGTTCACCGGCGCGGCGTTGTTGATGGTCCTCACCCCGGGGCCGAACATGATCTATCTGATCTCCCGTTCGATCTGCCAGGGACGCATGGCTGGAGTCACCTCGCTGGTTGGGGTGGTTGCCGGATTTCTGGTGCATATGACGGCCGCGGCGGTGGGCCTGACAGCCTTGTTCATGGCCGTTCCCCTGGGTTATGACCTGCTCAAGTGGGCGGGTGCTACTTATCTGTTATGGATGGCCTGGCAAGCGGTCAAACCCGGCGCGCGCTCGCCGTTCGAGGCCCGTGAGCTGCCCCCGGACTCACCGGCCAAGCTGGTGATGATGGGCTTTTTGACCAGCGTGCTGAACCCGAAAGTGGCAATGTTCTACCTGTCGATCCTGCCGCAGTTCATCTCCCCCGAGCATGGCTCACTGCTGGCGCAGAGCCTGATGCTGGGACTGACCCAGATTACTGTGAGCTTTTCGGTCAACCTCTTGATTGCGCTGTTCGCCGCCGGGCTATCGGCCTGGTTCGTGCGCTACCCGCTGTGGCTGATGGTCCAGCGCTATGTGATGGGCTTTGTCCTTGCGGGCCTGGCGCTGCGCCTGGTACAGGAGCAGCGCAAGCTGGCCTGA
- a CDS encoding DEAD/DEAH box helicase — MNLPAQNHPELAAFHPAVRAWFQHRFPTVTAAQAQAWPLIRRGQSLLVAAPTGSGKTLTAFLAILDELFEQGLASGHLPDQTQVVYVSPLKALSNDIQINLQAPLAGINEALAEQGHEPLAIRTAVRSGDTPQKERNAMRRQAPHILVTTPESLYVLLGSDSGRQGLANVHTVIVDEIHALAGNKRGSHLTLSLERLQALCGRPLRRIGLSATQRPVQRVAEFLVGHGRDCAIVDIGHARNRDLALEVPPVPLGAVMATDVWDLVYDRLAALAREHRTTLVFVNTRRLAERLTRHLSERLGAQAVAAHHGSLAKEHRLDAEQRLKRGELQVLVATAALELGIDIGEVDLVCQIGSPGSIAAFLQRVGRAGHQVEGTPKGRLFALSRDDLIECAALLDSVRRGELDLLQIPRAPLDVLAQQIVAEVSCQPWQEQALFDCLRQAMPYAELDPAHYQALLRMLSEGFNGRQGVRSAYVHRDAVTRSLRGRRGSQLTALTSGGTIPDNADYAVLLEPQGLNIGSVNEDFAVESIAGDIFQLGNTSYRILRVESGKVRVEDAKGLPPSIPFWLGEAPGRSDELSFAVARLQGEVDRRLSEPRGQMQDALTWLREQIGLGMDSAEQLLDYLARTRQVLGALPSQQTLIMERFFDESGGTQLIIHSPFGSRINRAWGLALRKRFCRTFNFELQAAASEDAIVLSLSASHSFSLDDVWRYLSSNNAESILIQALLDAPLFGVRWRWNAGVALALPRFVGGRKVAPQIQRMKSEDLIAAVFPDQIACLENLVGERQIPDHPLIEQTLDDCLHEAMDCEGWLALLRRIEQGQIRLISRDLSAPSPLASAILNARPYTFLDDAPLEERRTQAVLNRRWNETQNSDDLGALDPEAIAAVQAEAWPLPTCSDEMHEALMSLACISQAEASANSRWQDWLEALQHQGRACRLQLAEGQSLWLARERLVLLRAVFHRARIIPDLPALPGFEQPLDADAALVELLRARLSGFGPLTTAQIAAPLQLPAADTEQALARLEAEGYVMRGYFLSAQSTLQWCERHLLARIHRYTIKRLRREIEPVSLQDFMRFLFDWQHLSPATRLQGQPALSAALDLLEGFPAAAAAWESDLLPTRLKDYSPRWLDEACRAGKYAWTRLAPSAATTTLRSTPLVIVPRPRLGLWRALSPALDSSELSLRAQRAHSALSEHGALFFDELVHDAHLLPSELENALQALVAAGLVSADSFAGLRALITPASKRQGRSPRRGRGALFGGMDDAGRWALLRKTSTADNRDDHLEHIARILLRRYGVICWRLLEREADCLPSWRELLRCYHRLEARGEIRGGRFISGLAGEQFALPEAVALMREVRRRPLDADLIAISASDPLNLVGTLLPGNKVPALSTNRVLYRDGVPVASLLAGALHYEPGVMPAQQGELRDRLIRAPGL, encoded by the coding sequence ATGAACCTGCCCGCCCAGAATCACCCGGAACTGGCTGCCTTCCATCCCGCCGTGCGCGCCTGGTTCCAGCACCGCTTTCCGACGGTGACCGCCGCTCAAGCGCAAGCCTGGCCGTTGATTCGCCGCGGTCAGTCATTGCTGGTGGCGGCGCCCACAGGCTCAGGCAAAACGCTCACTGCGTTCCTGGCAATCCTCGACGAACTGTTCGAACAAGGCCTGGCCAGCGGCCACCTGCCCGACCAGACCCAGGTGGTCTATGTCTCGCCCCTCAAGGCGCTGTCCAACGACATCCAGATCAACCTGCAAGCGCCGCTGGCAGGCATCAATGAAGCGCTGGCAGAACAAGGCCATGAGCCATTGGCCATCCGCACCGCGGTGCGCAGCGGCGATACCCCGCAAAAGGAACGCAACGCCATGCGCCGCCAGGCGCCGCATATTCTGGTGACCACCCCTGAATCACTGTATGTGCTGCTCGGCTCCGACTCCGGGCGCCAAGGCCTGGCCAACGTGCACACGGTGATCGTCGATGAAATTCACGCCCTGGCCGGCAACAAACGCGGCAGTCACCTAACGCTCAGCCTTGAGCGACTGCAAGCTCTGTGTGGCCGACCGCTGCGGCGAATTGGCCTGTCAGCCACGCAACGACCGGTGCAACGGGTCGCCGAATTTCTGGTAGGCCATGGCCGTGACTGTGCGATCGTCGACATCGGCCATGCCCGCAACCGTGATCTGGCCCTGGAAGTGCCGCCCGTTCCGCTCGGCGCCGTGATGGCTACTGATGTCTGGGACTTGGTCTACGACCGCCTGGCAGCGCTGGCCCGCGAACACCGCACCACTCTGGTGTTCGTCAACACCCGGCGCCTGGCCGAGCGTTTGACTCGGCACTTGAGCGAACGCCTGGGCGCTCAGGCGGTGGCCGCGCATCATGGCAGTCTGGCCAAGGAACACCGCCTGGATGCCGAACAGCGTCTCAAGCGCGGTGAGTTGCAGGTGCTGGTGGCCACCGCCGCCCTGGAACTGGGGATTGATATCGGCGAAGTCGATCTGGTCTGCCAGATCGGTTCACCCGGTTCGATCGCAGCCTTTCTACAGCGAGTCGGACGTGCCGGGCACCAAGTCGAGGGCACGCCCAAAGGTCGTCTGTTTGCGCTGTCACGGGACGACCTGATCGAATGTGCGGCCCTGCTCGACAGTGTGCGCCGTGGCGAACTGGACCTGCTGCAGATACCCCGCGCACCGCTGGATGTGCTGGCCCAGCAGATCGTTGCCGAAGTCAGTTGCCAGCCCTGGCAGGAACAGGCGCTGTTCGATTGCCTGCGCCAGGCCATGCCCTACGCCGAGCTGGACCCGGCGCACTACCAGGCCCTGCTGCGCATGCTCAGCGAGGGCTTCAATGGCCGTCAGGGTGTGCGCAGCGCCTACGTGCATCGCGATGCAGTCACCCGCAGCTTACGCGGACGCCGCGGCAGCCAGCTGACCGCACTAACCAGCGGCGGCACCATTCCCGACAACGCCGACTATGCGGTGCTGCTCGAACCCCAGGGCTTGAACATCGGCAGCGTCAACGAAGACTTTGCCGTGGAAAGCATCGCCGGCGACATCTTCCAATTGGGCAATACCTCTTATCGCATTCTGCGCGTGGAAAGCGGCAAGGTGCGTGTCGAGGATGCCAAGGGCTTGCCGCCGAGCATTCCCTTCTGGCTGGGCGAAGCACCGGGGCGCAGCGATGAATTGTCGTTCGCAGTCGCCCGTCTGCAAGGCGAAGTTGATCGGCGCTTGAGCGAGCCTCGCGGCCAGATGCAGGACGCGCTCACCTGGTTGCGGGAGCAGATTGGCCTCGGTATGGACAGTGCTGAACAGTTGCTCGACTACCTGGCCCGTACGCGTCAGGTCCTCGGCGCCCTGCCCTCGCAACAGACACTGATCATGGAACGTTTCTTCGATGAGTCCGGCGGCACGCAATTGATCATCCACTCGCCCTTTGGCAGCCGGATCAACCGCGCCTGGGGCCTGGCACTGCGCAAGCGCTTCTGTCGTACCTTCAATTTTGAACTGCAGGCGGCAGCCAGCGAAGATGCCATCGTCCTGTCCTTGTCAGCCAGCCATAGCTTTAGCCTGGATGATGTGTGGCGCTACCTGTCGAGCAATAACGCCGAGTCCATCCTGATCCAGGCCCTGCTCGATGCACCACTGTTCGGCGTTCGTTGGCGCTGGAACGCCGGTGTCGCCCTGGCCCTGCCGCGCTTTGTCGGCGGGCGCAAAGTGGCCCCACAGATCCAGCGGATGAAAAGCGAGGACCTGATCGCCGCAGTCTTCCCTGACCAGATTGCCTGCCTGGAAAACCTTGTCGGTGAACGGCAGATCCCGGATCACCCGCTGATCGAGCAAACCCTCGACGATTGCCTGCACGAAGCGATGGACTGTGAGGGCTGGCTGGCCTTGCTGCGGCGCATCGAACAAGGCCAGATTCGTTTGATCAGTCGTGACCTGTCGGCCCCTTCACCGCTGGCCTCGGCGATACTCAATGCGCGCCCGTATACCTTTCTCGACGATGCACCGCTGGAAGAACGGCGTACCCAGGCGGTGCTCAATCGACGCTGGAACGAGACTCAGAACAGCGATGACCTGGGGGCCCTTGACCCCGAGGCCATTGCTGCAGTGCAAGCAGAGGCTTGGCCACTTCCAACCTGTAGCGATGAAATGCACGAAGCGCTGATGAGCCTGGCCTGTATCAGCCAGGCCGAAGCCTCAGCCAACAGCCGCTGGCAGGACTGGCTTGAGGCTCTGCAACACCAAGGCCGTGCCTGCCGTTTGCAATTGGCTGAAGGCCAGTCCCTGTGGCTGGCACGTGAGCGCCTAGTGTTGCTACGTGCCGTGTTTCACCGGGCCCGGATAATCCCGGACCTACCGGCGTTGCCAGGCTTTGAGCAGCCTCTGGATGCCGACGCAGCGTTGGTTGAACTGTTGCGCGCACGCCTGAGTGGCTTCGGCCCCCTGACCACCGCGCAGATCGCCGCCCCACTGCAACTGCCCGCTGCTGATACCGAACAGGCACTGGCTCGCCTGGAAGCTGAAGGCTATGTCATGCGCGGATACTTCCTCAGCGCTCAGTCGACACTGCAATGGTGTGAACGTCACCTGCTGGCACGCATTCATCGTTACACCATCAAGCGCCTGCGTCGGGAGATCGAACCGGTCAGCCTGCAGGATTTCATGCGCTTTCTGTTCGATTGGCAGCATCTATCGCCTGCTACCCGATTGCAGGGCCAGCCGGCATTGAGCGCGGCCCTGGATCTGCTCGAAGGCTTTCCGGCAGCAGCGGCAGCCTGGGAAAGCGACCTGCTACCGACCCGGCTCAAGGATTACAGCCCGCGCTGGCTGGATGAAGCCTGCCGCGCCGGCAAATATGCCTGGACCCGCCTGGCCCCCAGTGCCGCCACCACTACACTGCGCAGCACCCCGCTGGTCATCGTGCCGCGTCCTCGCCTCGGCCTATGGCGGGCACTGAGCCCCGCCTTGGATAGCAGCGAACTGAGTCTGCGCGCACAACGGGCTCACAGCGCCCTGAGCGAGCACGGTGCGCTGTTTTTCGACGAACTGGTGCATGACGCTCACCTGCTACCCAGTGAGCTGGAAAACGCGTTGCAAGCGCTGGTCGCGGCCGGCCTGGTCAGCGCCGACAGCTTCGCCGGCCTGCGTGCACTGATCACCCCGGCCAGTAAACGTCAGGGCCGTAGCCCGCGCCGTGGGCGCGGTGCGCTGTTCGGCGGCATGGACGACGCCGGACGCTGGGCCCTGCTGCGCAAAACCTCGACAGCCGATAACCGCGATGATCACCTCGAACACATCGCCCGCATCTTGCTGCGCCGTTATGGCGTTATCTGCTGGCGACTGCTGGAGCGCGAGGCCGACTGTTTGCCCAGCTGGCGCGAACTGCTGCGTTGCTACCACCGCCTGGAAGCCCGTGGCGAAATCCGTGGCGGGCGCTTTATCAGCGGCCTGGCTGGCGAACAATTCGCCCTGCCGGAAGCGGTGGCGTTAATGCGTGAAGTGCGCCGGCGTCCCTTGGACGCCGACCTGATCGCCATTAGCGCCAGCGATCCGTTGAACTTGGTCGGCACCCTGTTGCCAGGCAATAAAGTACCGGCCCTGAGCACCAACCGCGTGCTCTACCGCGATGGCGTGCCCGTCGCCAGCCTGCTTGCCGGGGCCCTTCACTACGAACCCGGCGTAATGCCGGCACAGCAGGGCGAACTGCGCGATCGATTGATCCGTGCCCCTGGGCTTTAG